A window of Pirellula sp. SH-Sr6A contains these coding sequences:
- a CDS encoding redox-sensing transcriptional repressor Rex: protein MFSDATISRLPLYLRELQQLQRGGSTRVQSGVLARRLGLNDSQVRRDLSGFGPMGQRGVGYEIRGLIETIQNALGGNRSWNVILVGVGNLGTALSGYRGFEQQGFQLVGAFDIDPSKIGKNLGKLQIQSFVALEEFVEREKVELAILSVPAASAPTVARRLELVGITGILNFAPVTVTPPQSSVTIVNVDLAVELQRLAYAVLTSKKENE, encoded by the coding sequence ATGTTTTCTGACGCAACGATCAGCCGATTGCCCCTTTATCTTCGAGAATTGCAACAGTTACAACGTGGAGGGAGCACTCGAGTGCAGAGCGGAGTTCTCGCGCGTCGATTGGGTCTGAACGACTCGCAGGTTCGCAGAGACTTATCCGGCTTCGGCCCCATGGGACAACGGGGAGTGGGCTACGAAATTCGGGGATTGATCGAAACCATTCAAAACGCCTTGGGTGGAAATCGGTCTTGGAACGTCATCCTCGTCGGAGTGGGGAACCTGGGGACGGCGTTGTCGGGCTATCGCGGGTTCGAGCAACAAGGCTTTCAGTTGGTTGGGGCCTTTGACATCGATCCGAGCAAAATTGGAAAGAATCTTGGCAAGCTGCAAATCCAGTCCTTCGTCGCCCTAGAAGAATTCGTCGAACGAGAAAAAGTGGAATTGGCGATTTTGTCCGTACCCGCAGCGTCGGCCCCGACTGTCGCGCGGCGGCTGGAATTGGTAGGGATTACAGGGATTCTGAACTTTGCCCCTGTCACGGTGACCCCTCCTCAGAGTTCTGTAACGATTGTCAACGTCGACTTAGCGGTGGAACTGCAGCGTCTGGCCTATGCCGTGTTGACGTCAAAAAAGGAAAACGAGTGA